A window of Pyrus communis chromosome 3, drPyrComm1.1, whole genome shotgun sequence genomic DNA:
AACAAATACAGGATTAGGAGTCTTGGTTTACTGGCGTGGCCTGCAATCACAAATACATGAAAAACGATAACGCCCCAATAATATGTTTCTTGGACATGAGAAGACTATATCCAAATACATAACTATGCATTgattaattcaaaatttagggTTCAAAATCTAATatgttttttggaatttctacTGCACAATATATTAAGAATCTATGTAAGTGCAGACAAGCTGTAAACCTAACTGCCTCACTTGAAACAAACAATTGAGAATTAGTAAATAGTAGATTCAGGAATCAGACTACTCAAACATCAAAAACAGGATATTGGTTTTGTACTTCAGACCCAAAAGAGTTCATAAAAAACTTGCCAATCGTGTCATCATAGAGAGTATGTATCATTATATAATATCGGTACCTTCGACAAGAAAACATGATGGTAGTATTACACATTTTACAAGGAGGAGTGGGCATAGGAAGCTTACCCATGGCTACTCAGAACATGTAATGAAATGGTCAGCTTTCTCATATCGAACAGACCAACAGTGGTGTCTGAAGATGCTGTGGCCAAAATCCGTTCATTATATGGATTGAAAGAAAGAGAGTTTACCTGAGATCATCAAACAAATGAGAATGGAAATTTAGAGAATAGTGCCCGACGTGAAGCCATAAACGAAATACTTCTTTTTAAGGGTTAGTAATTCGGGAAGGTGAAATcttacaaacatattgaaaAGCCACAATCATATATGTGAAGTTGTTTAAAGTTGCGGTCACCTCTTTCTCATGAGCTTTGACACAATCCTGTGTTTGGTCAGTGCGCATGTCCCATATCATCAACTGACAATCATCCCCAACGGATCCGAACAGATTCTCATTCTTCGGATGCCATGAAACATCTCCAACCACACACATTTCATGACGCTAAAAACGGACATTCACAACTCACACATTAAAAACACTGAACACCTAATAGAAACTCGAAAAACTCCTATCAAGAACTACAAGTTTATAGCCCGAAATTTACCTCATAAACATGGATTGGATCAAGCACTTTCTCTTGAGCCGATGCAGAAACATCCCACAAGCAAATTTTACAATCATATGAACCACTCAAAAGGTAACCCTCCTTcaaagagctccatgaacaggCCATACCCTTCTTTGTCATGGCCCCTTAACCTCAAATCAGGATCACAGGCCTCATCTTGATgcttctttccttcttgtttGGAACAATCAAACACATAAACATCAGCACCGCTGGTCTTTGCACCCACAATAGTCGACTTCTGTGGCATCCACCGTGCCCTATTCACTTCCTCAAAGACACGAATCTTCTGCGTTATTTCCACCTATAAGCACACCAAGCATAAATGCAAGCATTTCCAGCAGAAATTTTAACATACAGTTGGTGCCCACAAAATAATTCTCAAAGCTTGAGATTACCCACGACTCATTTCTTCAAATTAATAAGAACCGACTTCATATTCTGGAAATTATAAGTAATAATTGGTACTGAGAAATTACTTCTCCAAATGAGAGTAAGGAAAGGACCGATCTTTCAGTACCTTAGGCACCACAGGGTCATTTTCGGAAATGGAGCCAAAGTTGGGTTGGGATGTGGGTAGGAGGGCGTCGGCGACCATGAGAAAGTTGGGGTAGTCATCGGAGGTGTGGGTCCCGAGAACGAGCTTGTGGGCGGCGAGAGATGGGTCGGTGTGGGGCTGCGGCGCCGAGGGAGCCCAGTGGACAGTGAGAGACGGCCATTCGAGAGGGTGAGAGATGAGGAGGTCGTAGAGGAAAGGGCTGTTCTTCTTCCAGACCGTGTACTCTTCCTCTAAGACAGCCGATTCTTGGTCCTGGTCTTCCGCCATGGCTGCGGCAGTCAATTCGAGCTCTTTCGctttttctgcttctttctGATTTTCCCGCCAAATGTTGGTCTGAGCGAAGGAGAAACTCAAAGAGTGTTGAGAAATGTCAAGGGCTTATAGGGGAACGGGGAAGAAAATTGGTTAATTTGATGGGCTTTTATCTGGGCTGGTTAATTTGTGTGGGGTCTTTTTTGTAGCCTAGCAATAGAAGCCCATATTTTTCTTATTGTTACAAGGGAAAACCATTTTGGTAAGGACCCATTATGAGATTTACAATTGTCAACGATTGTACGTCAGTCATAAACAACTGATGCTAGCATATTCTTATGTTGGTCCTTGATAGTTGGTAACTAGCGTTTTTGTGAAGTATGGTTTGAAGGATAATGTTCTTTTCATagttgtgttttttattttttatttttttttgagagaAACAATAGTAGCAAATTGATTCTAAGGCCAAAGACAGCCGTGAAGGGCAGTACAAGGGAAATTACATAGCATCCTCCACAAGGAGGTCAATAATGAAACTAGGAGGGTGGTCAAGCCATTCAAGATGGCTGCCAACGTTTAGGCTGAACCCAGCTATCCAATGAGCAACTGTGTTGGCTTGACGGCGAACATGGCACAAAGttgttcaaattttaaatagcTTTCTTGTTATTTTAAAACAAAGTAATgcgaaaaaagaaaaccaaaaagttAAAACCTTATCCCCATCATCActtacacacacaaaaaataatatcCATTTTGATTTTTCAGAAAGAGTCAAACGaaagataagaaaaataaagtgGTGAGTTACTTGGTTATGACTAGGAAACTTAACAGTCGACCACACTCTAGTCCATGGTGGTTCCTCAACGACCGTAAAACCATTACCATTTTCCGTACAAAAATTTATAAACACCACAagttgctctttttttttttaaacaccaTAAGTTGCTCACGTGAGCTAGTTTATTGCGTGAAAGAGTAGAActgtagaagaagaaaaaatagatGTGAAAATGAAGGTTAGATTAGTGTATGTGATTTATGAGTGAAACTGAATATTTCCTACACAACTATAAGACGtcatgtattttaatttttatctatGCAGTTCTACATTGATTTTACTCAATATGAAAGTCGTAAGAGTTAGACAAAACtaccaagatttttttttttttttttttttttgaccagACAATGTTATCTATTTATCTacataaaacctcacacctatacatacatacatacatacatacatacatacatacatacatatatatatatatatatctatgtatgtatgtatttgtgtgtgtgtgtgtatatatatatattatattagcaGCTACAAGAGTTGCTTGTCTTGAGCGGAATTGGCTTGTGTGGGGGGTGGGGAGCGGCGCACAGAAACTTGAGCCCCAAGATAGGGGCGATTGGAAATCAATCGCATAATATTCTCCCCGAGAAATTTCGATGACTCGTGTTATTTGGGACGATGTTTGAATTTAGATAAAAGGTTACGTCCAACTTTCGTCAAGCATATTAATTTAGTTTAAAGTCAGTGATGTGATGATAATTGATGATTTAAAGACTGAATTCCAGCACTTGATAACGAAGTGCCATCTGCAATTGCCACCATACAAGTTTTGCTCGTTTCAATTAAGTAATGATCATGGCTGCAAGTGCCTTGTGTGTTTCTAAGGTGACAAACAGCTTGCGCACCTCCTTTCAACCATTCTTCCTAAATATTTCAACGGAGGAATGATGCAAATGGCCAAAATTATTGTGTAAAGACGTAACACGTCGACACGCACTAGCAGAGCTGCGAAAAAACCAGATTGGTCACAGACCTACCCTAACTTTTTTCTCAGGTTCAAAATTTTAGTATTATGTATGCCTTTGAGTTTTTTCGTGGGCTCGGAGCTTCAATGGAGTTCACTATAGAGGAGGCTGGAGACTGGAGGCTGCAGCCATGGGAGCTTTGAGGAGCAGCGAGAGAGGTTGATAAACCTGGGTCTCTTTTTTATTCTTATGTTATTCTTTGAAGCTTGCCATTTGACTTTACACACTggcttttttattatattattttctgaaaatatgattttggtccttgaaactcaagttttttttacataaaacccgAAATAGTCTTTTTACTTGaataaaacccaatgactaggcaccacataagcaaattcattaattatgtttgactttacatatttttcattttccagatgcctaaaatacccctaattACAATTTTAATGTATACATTTAATTTTATGCAGATTTGAAGGGAaggattaatgaa
This region includes:
- the LOC137728246 gene encoding WD-40 repeat-containing protein MSI3-like, giving the protein MAEDQDQESAVLEEEYTVWKKNSPFLYDLLISHPLEWPSLTVHWAPSAPQPHTDPSLAAHKLVLGTHTSDDYPNFLMVADALLPTSQPNFGSISENDPVVPKVEITQKIRVFEEVNRARWMPQKSTIVGAKTSGADVYVFDCSKQEGKKHQDEACDPDLRLRGHDKEGGSYDCKICLWDVSASAQEKVLDPIHVYERHEMCVVGDVSWHPKNENLFGSVGDDCQLMIWDMRTDQTQDCVKAHEKEVNSLSFNPYNERILATASSDTTVGLFDMRKLTISLHVLSSHGEEVFQVEWDPNHETVLASFSHDRRLMVWDLNRYSISHIVFARNAIVYVHLLGYVHFNIFHLTAMGLFSLFLRIKNFKFVVVLRGDAFLGLGRSRLREMAMTGHQTSLRTRRSQSKDIGFLVEQKRAMGHIKCC